Proteins encoded within one genomic window of Paramisgurnus dabryanus chromosome 13, PD_genome_1.1, whole genome shotgun sequence:
- the eomesb gene encoding eomesodermin homolog b: MPGEESGSVLSSQSEVDDGKVSPIICEDEFPSARYMLDGLGANRYFMMGASHQTPENPNPCSFFPYTSQTGSVYSGSDGSRYTTSLHYGSVLPSTGFCQSLCAGRGEFGTGYQFGHSPGNTYHSYQGTGSAIGSVGLRAQVYLCNRPLWLKFHRHQTEMIITKQGRRMFPFLSFNISGLSLTTHYNVFVEIVLADPNHWRFQGGKWVTCGKADNNMQGNKIYVHPESPNTGAHWMRQEISFGKLKLTNNKGANTNSQMIVLQSLHKYQPRLHIVEVPDDATESVGREPKSQIFTFPENQFIAVTAYQNTDITQLKIDHNPFAKGFRDNYDSIYTLPERETLTPSPTDQARAQKIVPSARFAVQPFLQDTRTQSRFYSSERTVAQSNGALCDDTQRWLLTSVQQTGASKLELYEGDYSSSLLPYSLKSLPLQSHSLGYYSDPALASVTAGWGSRGSYPRKITSGLPWSPRPSPTDEQMQEKDKPTEEITFTQTSAWMESAPSLKPTLDSTDEPSIYSVVCKRRRTENPPNIKTCEESTASENLNKESSSRSLGYYAFYS; this comes from the exons ATGCCCGGGGAAGAATCCGGATCGGTTCTGTCCTCACAAAGCGAAGTGGACGACGGTAAAGTTTCGCCCATTATTTGTGAAGATGAATTTCCCAGCGCTCGTTATATGTTGGATGGACTCGGTGCGAATCGATATTTCATGATGGGCGCATCACATCAAACTCCAGAAAACCCGAACCCCTGTTCCTTTTTTCCATACACAAGTCAAACTGGATCCGTGTACTCCGGTTCTGATGGGTCGAGGTACACCACATCTCTCCATTATGGCTCAGTTCTTCCCTCCACCGGGTTCTGTCAGTCTCTGTGCGCAGGACGCGGTGAGTTCGGCACAGGCTATCAGTTTGGACACAGTCCCGGGAACACCTATCACTCGTACCAAGGAACCGGGTCCGCTATCGGCTCTGTTGGACTGAGAGCGCAGGTGTATCTCTGCAACCGACCGTTATGGCTGAAATTTCACCGGCACCAAACAGAAATGATCATCACCAAACAGGGCCG GCGGATGTTCCCATTTCTAAGTTTCAATATAAGCGGCTTAAGCCTCACGACGCATTACAATGTTTTTGTGGAGATAGTTTTAGCCGATCCAAACCATTGGAGATTTCAGGGCGGTAAATGGGTTACCTGTGGAAAAGCCGACAATAATATGCAAG gaAATAAAATTTACGTCCACCCAGAATCACCGAACACAGGTGCTCATTGGATGAGACAAGAAATTTCTTTCGGCAAACTGAAATTAACAAACAACAAGGGAGCAAATACCAATTCACAG ATGATTGTTCTGCAGTCTTTACACAAATACCAGCCAAGACTTCACATCGTTGAAGTGCCAGACGATGCGACTGAAAGCGTTGGGAGAGAACCGAAGAGTCAAATCTTCACCTTCCCCGAGAATCAGTTCATTGCTGTTACAGCATATCAAAATACTGAT ATCACTCAACTCAAGATTGACCACAATCCATTCGCTAAGGGTTTCAGAGACAATTATGATTC GATATACACTCTTCCAGAGCGCGAGACACTCACGCCATCACCCACAGACCAGGCGCGCGCACAGAAGATCGTGCCGAGCGCGCGCTTTGCCGTGCAGCCCTTCTTGCAGGACACGCGCACCCAGAGCCGCTTTTACAGCAGCGAGCGCACAGTTGCGCAAAGTAACGGCGCGCTGTGTGACGACACACAGAGGTGGCTGCTGACGTCAGTGCAACAAACTGGTGCCAGTAAACTTGAACTGTACGAGGGCGATTATTCCAGTTCGTTACTGCCGTACAGTTTGAAGTCTTTACCGCTGCAGTCTCACTCTCTCGGTTATTACTCAGACCCCGCGCTCGCCTCCGTGACCGCAGGATGGGGGTCCAGAGGCTCGTACCCGAGGAAAATTACCTCAGGCTTGCCATGGTCGCCCAGGCCAAGCCCCACGGACGAACAAATGCAGGAGAAAGACAAACCCACGGAAGAAATCACATTTACCCAAACTTCGGCCTGGATGGAAAGCGCGCCGTCTTTAAAACCGACTCTGGACTCCACAGATGAACCCAGTATTTATTCAGTTGTGTGCAAACGGAGGAGAACCGAGAACCCACCGAACATCAAGACATGTGAAGAATCGACAGCTTCAGAAAACTTGAACAAGGAGAGTTCGTCCAGATCTCTGGGTTATTACGCTTTCTATAGCTGA
- the LOC135752174 gene encoding uncharacterized protein — MSRKVEVVVNAPVHLEESTSPIYVTEAKPGDPPGVRGFLKINPAALGWLEILTGAVAFGLVFWNYERYLLIPACYLVLTGVVTATAACTRNSCLVVTSQILNFFNIISCAVVVVLFLMLFYIASTVRVFLAPSMTSMDIAFVVCNGLGSVLSLIIFSTTCCWCKSRKRVMIFHMNTIPPAVMNDVTCVDHPGAVPPAYYSPVPSSEPPAYEYEHRSSISGPSAPVWDERRWKEELYRSRKPIQV; from the exons ATGTCAAGAAAAGTTGAGGTGGTCGTCAACGCTCCGGTTCATCTGGAAGAGTCCACGTCTCCCATTTACGTCACCGAAGCAAAACCTGGTGATCCTCCTGGAGTTCGTGGCTTTCTGAAAATCAACCCAGCAGCTCTTGGG TGGTTGGAGATTTTGACAGGCGCAGTGGCTTTTGGACTTGTGTTCTGGAACTATGAGCGTTATCTTTTAATACCAGCTTGCTAT TTAGTTTTAACAGGAGTTGTTACCGCCACAGCCGCATGTACACGTAACTCATGCCTG GTGGTCACCTCACAAATCTTAAACTTCTTCAACATCATCAGTTGTGCGGTTGTTGTCGTCCTGTTCCTTATGCTCTTTTATATTGCGTCTACTGTCCGTGTG tttttagcTCCATCTATGACCTCGATGGACATTGCCTTTGTAGTCTGCAATGGTCTGGGATCAGTTTTATCTCTTATCATCTTCTCGACTACATGCTGCTGGTGTAAATCG AGGAAGCGTGTCATGATCTTTCACATGAACACAATTCCTCCAGCAGTGATGAATGATGTCACGTGTGTGGATCATCCAGGTGCAGTTCCACCAGCCTACTACAGTCCTGTCCCATCTTCAGAACCACCGGCCTATGAG tATGAACATCGCTCATCCATCTCTGGACCATCTGCTCCGGTGTGGGACGAACGAAGATGGAAAGAAGAACTGTATCGTAGCCGAAAACCCATCCAAGTCTGA
- the cmc1 gene encoding COX assembly mitochondrial protein homolog, with protein METSKDEPHLRHVELDVLIPKMMREKAKERCAQHVNAFTACCKDSGFLMPFKCREENATLKECLTRHYKDPEFFQECKQEYIQEKLEYEQTGIPSKSRKQKLPTSM; from the exons ATGGAGACTTCTAAAG ATGAGCCACATCTGAGACACGTGGAGCTCGATGTGTTGATCCCAAAGATGATGCGAGAGAAAGCCAAAGAGAGATGCGCTCAACACGTGAATG CGTTTACCGCCTGCTGTAAGGACTCTGGTTTCTTAATGCCGTTTAAGTGTCGTGAGGAAAACGCCACTCTGAAGGAGTGTCTGACACGCCA CTACAAGGATCCTGAATTCTTCCAGGAGTGCAAGCAGGAATATATTCAGGAGAAACTGGAATATGAACAGACTGGGATTCCATCCAAGAGCAGGAAACAGAAGTTACCCACCAGTATGTAG